The following proteins come from a genomic window of Triticum aestivum cultivar Chinese Spring chromosome 6A, IWGSC CS RefSeq v2.1, whole genome shotgun sequence:
- the LOC123129511 gene encoding uncharacterized protein: MAAEHDGAARGRRKKTVRSEVLGVYRLQRGKYRARIWDPSRRAMKNLGAFATAQEAARAYDAAAVGLHGAATALTYFRQHTAADGDGDAPLLHVDADAKADGGDAPVLRVSCVGADVGVVESRPGRDAAESAVERKAPLRPVARTVFRRGRRRPGGKCAARIRCPKGGARRYLGGFSTAEEAARAYAASAVKLRGAIGLKKARAAGEVGFKGQAGRKTQAAAAAKSKSRSRSSSLPAFRGVRQTGGGKKYSARIWDPARRAKLFLGAFDTAEEAAGAYDAEAVRMRGAKAKTNLKQQPTARKKAAAARTGAGTKFCGVHRKPSGKYAAQIRHVGESSRWLGLEDAARAYDAAAVKLHGVKAITNFKQPPMAAAVDDGGESPMDHNDVPELRGVTAKTNLNQPPMVAGSADGGEESRMDLADNDFPEQPALDLFSGTITADAQLEDVFADLPPLDLQQVDELLMDMDFANMMA; encoded by the coding sequence ATGGCGGCGGAGCACGACGGAGCGGCCcgcggcaggaggaagaagacggtccGGTCGGAGGTCCTCGGCGTGTACCGGCTGCAGCGCGGCAAGTACCGGGCGCGGATCTGGGACCCGTCGCGGCGCGCCATGAAGAACCTCGGCGCCTTCGCCACCGCCCAGGAGGCCGCCAGGGCCTacgacgccgccgccgtcgggCTGCACGGCGCGGCCACGGCGCTCACCTACTTCCGCCAGCACACGGctgccgacggcgacggcgacgcgccGCTCCTGCACGTCGACGCGGACGCCAAGGCCGATGGCGGGGACGCGCCGGTCCTGCGCGTCTCGTGCGTGGGCGCGGACGTCGGGGTTGTGGAGTCGCGCCCAGGCCGGGATGCGGCGGAGAGCGCCGTGGAGAGGAAGGCGCCGCTCAGGCCGGTCGCCCGGACCGTGTTCCGCCGCGGGCGCCGGAGGCCGGGCGGCAAGTGTGCGGCGAGGATCAGGTGCCCAAAGGGGGGAGCTCGGAGGTACCTCGGCGGCTTCAgcaccgccgaggaggccgccagagCCTACGCCGCGTCGGCGGTGAAGCTGCGCGGCGCGATCGGCCTGAAGAAGGCGCGCGCGGCTGGGGAGGTCGGCTTCAAAGGTCAGGCCGGAAGGAAGAcgcaggcagcggcggcggctaagTCGAAGTCGAGGTCGAGGTCGAGCTCTCTGCCGGCGTTCCGCGGCGTGCGCCAGACAGGGGGCGGCAAGAAGTACTCTGCGCGCATCTGGGACCCGGCGCGGCGAGCGAAGCTGTTTCTCGGCGCCTTCGACACGGCCGAGGAGGCCGCCGGAGCGTACGACGCGGAGGCCGTCAGGATGCGCGGCGCCAAGGCCAAAACCAACCTGAAGCAGCAGCCCACGGcgaggaagaaggcggcggcggcaaggACGGGCGCCGGGACCAAGTTCTGCGGCGTGCACCGGAAGCCCAGCGGCAAGTACGCGGCGCAGATCAGACACGTCGGGGAGAGTTCTCGGTGGCTCGGCCTCGAGGACGCCGCCAGAGCGTACGATGCCGCGGCCGTCAAGCTGCATGGCGTGAAGGCCATAACCAACTTCAAGCAACCACCCATGGCCGCCGCCGTTGACGACGGCGGGGAGTCGCCCATGGACCACAACGACGTCCCGGAGCTGCGTGGCGTGACGGCCAAAACCAACCTCAACCAGCCACCCATGGTCGCCGGCTCTGCTGATGGCGGCGAGGAGTCGCGCATGGACCTCGCCGACAACGACTTCCCCGAGCAGCCGGCGCTCGACCTCTTCTCGGGCACCATCACCGCAGACGCGCAGCTCGAGGATGTGTTCGCCGACTTGCCGCCGTTGGATTTGCAGCAGGTGGACGAGCTCCTCATGGACATGGACTTCGCCAATATGATGGCTTGA